Proteins encoded within one genomic window of Haematospirillum jordaniae:
- a CDS encoding aminoglycoside phosphotransferase family protein: MTHQVLIPRRPDPNRLAAMHAFRKAHGWGNATCSLLAGDASFRTYYRLRDTGTGETCVLMDAPPPTEDVRPFVRIGRHLASLGLSTPSIRAEDAEQGFLLLEDFGDDLYARLLGSGSRESNLYSLAMDVQTALHQAPAPDFLPTYDDAFLLTEVGYLPDWFCLHCATPVPDDARAEYDALWNSLFSIARAVPERIVLRDYHAENLMLLPGRQGLKACGLLDFQGAVRGPLTYDLMSLMEDARRDIDPGLVQSMQDYYLDCNPGLDREAFQASWSVMAAQRHAKVIGLFVRLWKRDGKPVYLPHLPRVWRLMEQACQHPLLGPLNAWLNRHVPHETRQRIPA, translated from the coding sequence ATGACACATCAGGTTCTTATCCCCCGCCGTCCCGATCCGAACCGCCTTGCGGCCATGCATGCATTCCGCAAGGCCCACGGATGGGGGAATGCTACATGTTCCCTTCTGGCAGGGGATGCCTCGTTCAGAACGTACTATCGCCTTCGGGACACGGGAACCGGGGAAACGTGTGTATTGATGGACGCCCCGCCCCCCACGGAGGATGTACGTCCGTTTGTCAGGATCGGGCGTCACTTGGCTAGCCTGGGATTATCAACCCCGTCCATACGGGCTGAAGATGCCGAGCAAGGCTTCCTGCTGCTGGAAGATTTCGGCGATGATCTCTATGCCCGTCTGCTGGGCTCCGGCTCGCGGGAAAGCAACTTGTATTCCCTGGCAATGGATGTGCAAACCGCTCTGCACCAGGCACCGGCACCGGATTTCCTGCCCACCTACGATGATGCGTTCCTGTTGACAGAGGTTGGATATCTGCCCGATTGGTTCTGCCTGCATTGTGCAACACCCGTTCCAGACGATGCACGGGCCGAATATGATGCCCTGTGGAACTCATTGTTTTCCATAGCCCGTGCCGTACCTGAACGCATTGTCCTGCGTGACTACCATGCCGAAAATCTGATGCTGCTCCCCGGCCGACAAGGCCTGAAAGCGTGCGGACTTCTGGATTTCCAGGGAGCCGTGCGTGGCCCCCTGACCTATGACCTGATGAGCTTGATGGAAGATGCCCGGCGCGATATCGACCCGGGTCTGGTTCAGTCCATGCAGGACTACTATCTGGACTGCAATCCCGGTCTGGACCGGGAAGCTTTCCAGGCATCGTGGTCTGTCATGGCCGCCCAGCGCCATGCAAAGGTGATCGGGCTGTTTGTCCGACTGTGGAAACGGGATGGAAAGCCTGTCTACCTGCCACACCTGCCACGGGTCTGGCGCTTGATGGAACAAGCCTGCCAACACCCGCTGCTTGGCCCCCTGAACGCATGGCTGAATCGCCATGTTCCCCATGAGACAAGGCAAAGGATACCGGCATGA
- the tsaE gene encoding tRNA (adenosine(37)-N6)-threonylcarbamoyltransferase complex ATPase subunit type 1 TsaE yields the protein MTDAALPSLTLSDEASTVRLGHALAAILRPGDVLALEGDLGAGKTALSRALIRAALDSPDEDVPSPTFTLLQVYDAPQASYWHFDLYRLEQADDALELGIEDAFAGGISVIEWPDKLGHWLPRHALHLALSIGDGGQRHAHFSGPVAWAPRLAGLST from the coding sequence ATGACTGACGCTGCACTCCCATCCCTGACCCTGTCCGACGAGGCATCCACCGTACGTCTGGGCCATGCTTTGGCCGCTATTCTCCGTCCCGGCGATGTCCTAGCTCTGGAAGGCGATCTCGGTGCCGGGAAAACAGCGCTCAGCAGGGCCCTGATCCGGGCTGCCCTCGACTCCCCGGATGAAGACGTTCCAAGCCCTACCTTTACCCTTCTTCAGGTTTATGATGCCCCACAGGCAAGCTATTGGCACTTTGACCTGTACCGGCTGGAGCAAGCCGACGATGCCCTAGAGCTGGGGATAGAAGATGCGTTTGCGGGAGGAATCAGTGTGATTGAATGGCCCGACAAGCTTGGCCACTGGCTTCCACGGCATGCGCTGCATCTTGCCCTGTCTATTGGCGACGGTGGACAACGCCACGCACACTTCTCGGGTCCGGTAGCGTGGGCCCCTCGCCTAGCAGGGTTGAGCACATGA
- the trmB gene encoding tRNA (guanine(46)-N(7))-methyltransferase TrmB, giving the protein MQKSVTIMHPGDTENKKHMRDCKRRRFYGRRHGKTLRSVQRGLMDTLFPELEITRPGTGEQTTLQTLFRHPVKEVWLEIGFGGGEHLAAQAESRQDVGFIGAEPFVNGIGKLLSHIQSRNLGNIRIYGDDVRPWLETLPDACLDRVFLLFPDPWPKTRHRERRFINPWNLDLLARVMKDNAVLRVASDDPTYVRHTLAVAPAHPLFRWSPERPADWRVRWADAVESRYEAKAHREGRVPHYFTFHRTPRG; this is encoded by the coding sequence ATGCAGAAAAGCGTTACCATTATGCACCCCGGGGACACCGAGAACAAAAAGCACATGCGTGATTGCAAGCGCCGTCGCTTTTATGGTCGCCGTCATGGCAAAACTCTGCGCTCTGTCCAACGGGGGCTGATGGACACGCTTTTCCCGGAGCTGGAAATCACCCGGCCCGGAACAGGGGAGCAGACAACCCTGCAAACCCTGTTCCGGCATCCGGTCAAGGAGGTCTGGCTTGAAATCGGGTTTGGGGGCGGCGAGCACCTTGCTGCCCAAGCTGAGTCCAGACAGGATGTCGGGTTCATCGGGGCCGAGCCATTTGTGAACGGAATCGGCAAGCTTCTGTCGCATATCCAGTCCCGTAATCTGGGCAACATCAGGATTTATGGTGATGACGTCCGCCCATGGCTGGAGACTCTACCGGATGCCTGCCTAGACCGCGTCTTTCTTCTGTTCCCTGATCCTTGGCCCAAAACCCGGCACCGAGAGCGGCGCTTCATCAACCCGTGGAACTTGGATCTCCTCGCCCGGGTTATGAAGGACAACGCTGTTTTGCGGGTTGCATCCGATGATCCAACCTACGTACGACACACCCTTGCCGTAGCCCCGGCTCATCCCCTGTTCCGCTGGAGTCCAGAAAGACCAGCAGATTGGCGTGTCCGCTGGGCTGATGCCGTGGAGAGTCGTTACGAAGCCAAGGCGCACCGTGAAGGGCGCGTGCCTCACTACTTTACATTCCACCGTACCCCAAGGGGATAG
- the metK gene encoding methionine adenosyltransferase, with translation MARNEYLFTSESVSEGHPDKVCDRISDSIVDLFLTSDPYARVAVETLATTNFVVLAGEVRGPDHLTHEHFRKAAREAIKDIGYEQHGFHWKDCEIISHIHSQSSDIAQGVDAAGNKDEGAGDQGIMFGYACTETPELMPAPIQFSHRILKSLAEERHGGNTLLGPDSKSQVTLRYVDGKPVGATSVVVSTQHHFNASSEEIRELVRRHVVSVLPDGWMCPESEFYVNPTGRFVIGGPDGDCGLTGRKIIVDTYGGAAPHGGGAFSGKDPTKVDRSAAYATRYLAKNVVAAGLAEKCLIQVSYAIGVSKPLSLYVNTFGTAKVDEAKIAKVLPDMMNLSPRGIREHLGLNRPIYARTAAYGHFGRTPEADGGFSWEKTDLADALKAEFGA, from the coding sequence GTGGCCCGGAACGAATATCTTTTCACCAGTGAGTCCGTGTCTGAAGGACATCCGGACAAGGTTTGCGACCGTATTTCGGACAGCATTGTCGATTTGTTTCTGACCTCGGATCCCTATGCGCGGGTTGCCGTGGAAACCCTTGCCACCACGAATTTCGTTGTCCTAGCCGGGGAAGTGCGCGGACCCGATCACCTGACCCATGAGCATTTCCGTAAAGCCGCCCGCGAAGCCATAAAAGATATTGGCTACGAGCAGCATGGCTTCCACTGGAAGGATTGCGAGATTATTTCGCACATCCACAGCCAGTCTTCCGACATTGCCCAGGGCGTGGATGCTGCGGGCAACAAGGATGAAGGCGCAGGCGACCAAGGAATCATGTTCGGCTATGCCTGCACCGAAACGCCGGAACTTATGCCCGCTCCGATCCAGTTCTCTCACCGGATCCTGAAGTCCCTGGCCGAAGAACGCCATGGCGGCAATACCCTTCTGGGCCCCGATTCAAAATCGCAGGTTACGCTACGGTATGTTGACGGAAAGCCCGTTGGCGCCACATCCGTTGTCGTATCGACCCAGCACCACTTCAATGCGTCTTCCGAAGAAATCCGCGAGCTGGTCCGTCGCCATGTCGTATCGGTCCTGCCGGATGGCTGGATGTGCCCAGAAAGCGAGTTCTATGTCAACCCGACCGGACGTTTTGTCATCGGTGGTCCCGACGGGGACTGCGGTCTGACCGGTCGCAAGATTATCGTTGATACCTACGGCGGGGCTGCACCCCACGGCGGCGGGGCCTTCTCGGGCAAAGACCCGACAAAAGTGGATCGCTCGGCAGCCTATGCCACACGCTATCTGGCAAAGAACGTTGTTGCTGCCGGATTGGCGGAAAAGTGCCTGATCCAGGTTTCCTATGCCATCGGCGTGTCAAAGCCCTTGTCCCTTTACGTCAACACCTTTGGAACAGCCAAGGTTGACGAGGCAAAGATTGCCAAGGTCCTGCCGGACATGATGAATCTGAGCCCGCGCGGAATCCGCGAGCATCTGGGCCTGAACCGTCCGATCTACGCCCGGACTGCGGCCTATGGCCACTTTGGTCGGACACCGGAAGCTGATGGTGGCTTCTCGTGGGAAAAAACCGATCTCGCCGATGCCCTGAAGGCTGAGTTCGGCGCCTGA
- a CDS encoding helix-turn-helix domain-containing protein produces the protein MHTSNKSLRAARGRMPSGQPNPVDVHVGARVRFCRTMLGMSQSTLAEELGLTFQQVQKYERGANRISASRLWDLSRVLGVPVSHFFEDMANDTACQSPRYVNTIKKTEEDRPYPEENASPAPMQSRETLELVRAYSRINEAPVRRRIYELTRTLSALSNSTLLSEEADNIATDDG, from the coding sequence ATGCACACTTCCAACAAATCATTGCGGGCTGCCCGGGGGCGTATGCCGTCCGGCCAACCCAACCCGGTTGACGTTCACGTGGGTGCCCGCGTCCGTTTTTGCCGGACCATGCTTGGCATGAGTCAGAGTACTCTGGCTGAAGAGCTTGGGCTGACATTCCAGCAGGTCCAGAAATACGAACGCGGCGCCAACCGCATCAGTGCATCGCGCCTGTGGGATTTAAGCAGGGTTCTGGGGGTACCGGTCAGCCACTTTTTCGAGGACATGGCCAATGATACGGCCTGTCAGTCCCCACGCTACGTCAATACAATCAAGAAAACAGAGGAAGACAGGCCATATCCTGAAGAGAACGCATCACCGGCCCCTATGCAGAGCCGGGAAACGCTTGAACTGGTCCGCGCCTACAGCCGTATCAATGAAGCACCTGTACGGCGGCGTATTTACGAACTGACACGAACCCTGTCTGCCCTGTCAAACTCTACTCTGCTGTCGGAAGAGGCAGATAACATAGCAACAGACGATGGCTGA
- the lnt gene encoding apolipoprotein N-acyltransferase: MAPESFREHLARIALYPARLSVMRQLVLVFAAGLASALALPPVFFLPVLFVSFPVLIQVLEHAHSRRHAFLMGWSFGFGHFCAGLYWISHALLLDPVRFGWMVPLAVGGLSALMATYIGAATALVHALRLKGLSCILGLASLWTVMELLRGWLLTGFPWNPLGSVWTDTLPVLQTAAWIGITGLSLVTVVMASLPVMLLYPGGRYAMSIVGILFAVMVGAGTARIPEEPGPSVSGVRLRLVQPAIPQTLKWQEETRMANLGQYMTLSMAPPAPDDPAPTHVIWGETALPWAIDGVTDAELRSALSAVPKQAAHHGAHAPLLVTGAIRRTPPGQKPARIWNSMIAVDASGSLQEHFDKAHLVPFGEYVPLRSILPIDKVTPGHMDYSAGAGPRTLSLPGLPPVSPLICYEIIFPGAVTEQDKRPEWILNLTNDGWYGVSTGPYQHLATAIGRAVEEGLPVIRAANTGISAVIDPWGRIVKSLGLETAGFVDSNLPHALPETVYGRWHHRIPLWIATLLLFAALALRTRFSDQHISP; encoded by the coding sequence TTGGCACCTGAATCTTTCCGGGAACATCTTGCCAGAATAGCCCTCTACCCAGCTCGTCTTTCCGTAATGCGGCAGCTGGTGCTTGTTTTTGCGGCAGGCCTTGCGTCGGCCCTGGCCTTGCCACCTGTTTTCTTTCTTCCGGTTCTGTTTGTCTCGTTCCCGGTCCTGATACAGGTTCTGGAGCATGCACATAGCCGCAGACATGCCTTTCTCATGGGATGGAGTTTTGGCTTCGGGCATTTCTGCGCCGGGCTTTACTGGATCTCCCATGCCCTGCTTCTGGATCCGGTACGGTTTGGCTGGATGGTCCCCCTTGCTGTTGGCGGCCTCTCCGCACTTATGGCAACCTACATAGGCGCAGCAACAGCCCTCGTCCATGCCCTGCGCCTGAAAGGGCTGTCCTGCATTCTGGGTCTGGCATCCCTGTGGACTGTCATGGAGCTTCTGCGCGGCTGGCTGCTGACGGGTTTCCCTTGGAATCCTCTGGGCAGTGTGTGGACTGACACTCTCCCCGTCCTGCAAACTGCGGCTTGGATTGGCATCACCGGCCTTTCACTGGTCACCGTTGTCATGGCCTCGCTGCCTGTCATGCTGCTCTATCCCGGTGGCCGATACGCCATGAGTATCGTGGGGATCCTTTTTGCCGTTATGGTCGGGGCCGGAACGGCACGCATACCGGAAGAACCCGGACCATCCGTTTCCGGGGTCCGGCTGCGCCTTGTTCAACCCGCCATACCACAAACCCTAAAATGGCAGGAGGAAACGCGCATGGCAAACCTTGGGCAGTACATGACGCTGTCCATGGCACCGCCAGCGCCAGATGATCCGGCACCAACACACGTTATCTGGGGCGAAACAGCCCTCCCGTGGGCTATAGATGGCGTAACCGATGCTGAACTCCGGTCAGCCCTGTCTGCCGTCCCGAAACAAGCCGCACACCACGGGGCCCACGCGCCACTTCTTGTGACTGGCGCCATACGGCGAACACCCCCGGGACAGAAACCTGCCCGGATCTGGAATTCCATGATTGCCGTTGATGCCAGCGGATCCCTGCAAGAACACTTTGACAAGGCTCACCTGGTTCCATTCGGAGAATATGTGCCGCTGCGTTCCATCCTGCCAATCGACAAGGTTACCCCGGGACACATGGACTATTCTGCCGGGGCAGGACCACGAACTCTGTCCCTGCCAGGTCTGCCACCCGTATCACCCTTGATCTGCTACGAGATCATCTTCCCCGGCGCGGTTACAGAACAGGACAAGCGGCCGGAGTGGATTCTCAATCTGACGAATGATGGGTGGTACGGCGTATCCACAGGACCCTATCAGCACTTGGCAACAGCCATTGGACGGGCCGTGGAAGAAGGACTTCCCGTCATTCGGGCTGCCAATACCGGAATATCGGCTGTTATTGATCCGTGGGGTCGGATCGTCAAATCCTTGGGCCTTGAGACAGCCGGCTTTGTGGACAGTAACCTTCCTCATGCCCTGCCAGAAACCGTTTATGGGCGCTGGCACCACAGGATTCCCTTGTGGATCGCAACTCTCTTACTGTTTGCAGCACTTGCCCTGCGCACACGTTTCAGTGACCAACACATCTCTCCCTGA
- a CDS encoding hemolysin family protein yields MNDDSSSRKPRENGADEAGSLIRLLRRLLPGAKRKDEAVREALEELIEDDDADSINGHERLLLGNILHLRDVTAYDIMVPRADITAIEVDTPLREVADLAGRWGHSRIPVYRETLDDVVGMIHIKDILPVVARGQEPELRHLVRKVMCISPATRVLDLLVDMRLKRTHMAMVVDEYGGIDGLVTIEDLVEQIVGEIEDEHDNGSEPEMMLAGDGSLTADARVTLEMFEERFGHLFSEDDREDTDTLGGLVFRLAGRIPLRGELIAHESGLEFEVLDADPRRIRRLRIRNLPAPIPAEEA; encoded by the coding sequence ATGAACGACGATTCTTCCAGTAGAAAGCCCCGTGAGAACGGGGCAGATGAAGCCGGCTCCCTGATCCGCCTGTTAAGGCGGCTCCTTCCCGGTGCCAAGCGCAAGGACGAGGCCGTAAGAGAAGCTCTCGAGGAGCTGATCGAAGATGATGATGCCGATTCCATCAACGGTCATGAACGCCTCCTCCTTGGAAATATTCTGCACCTGCGCGATGTCACAGCCTATGACATCATGGTGCCCAGGGCTGATATTACCGCCATCGAAGTGGATACCCCCCTGCGGGAGGTCGCAGACCTTGCCGGGCGATGGGGACATTCCCGCATTCCGGTATACAGGGAAACACTCGATGATGTTGTCGGCATGATCCATATCAAGGATATCCTGCCTGTGGTTGCGCGTGGGCAGGAGCCCGAGCTACGTCACTTGGTCCGCAAGGTTATGTGCATATCGCCGGCAACACGGGTTCTGGACCTTCTGGTGGACATGCGCCTGAAGCGGACCCACATGGCAATGGTGGTTGATGAATACGGCGGAATCGACGGTCTGGTGACAATCGAGGATCTGGTGGAGCAGATTGTCGGCGAGATCGAGGATGAGCACGACAACGGCAGTGAACCGGAAATGATGCTGGCCGGGGACGGGAGTCTGACCGCCGATGCCCGTGTCACGCTTGAAATGTTCGAGGAACGCTTCGGCCATCTGTTTTCTGAAGATGACAGGGAAGATACCGATACCTTGGGAGGGCTTGTCTTCCGTCTGGCCGGGCGCATTCCGCTGCGCGGGGAACTGATTGCCCACGAAAGTGGTCTGGAATTCGAAGTTCTCGATGCAGACCCGCGCCGTATTCGTCGCCTGCGAATTCGGAATCTGCCCGCCCCGATCCCTGCGGAAGAGGCATGA
- the ybeY gene encoding rRNA maturation RNase YbeY, with translation MTPARDIGSTDVTIHLDLQDPRWNDLVPELAGCVDRSIRATLEGSGETGTFEVSVVLADDRIIQALNRDYRGQDKATNVLSFAVRDTGMPVPPDMPEPLGDIILAFETTAREAEEQNKTTEDHFCHLLVHGMLHLLGYDHIQDDEAEEMESLETEILTGLGLQDPWRDGPTGPVDER, from the coding sequence ATGACCCCGGCCCGGGACATAGGCAGCACCGATGTCACGATACACCTTGACCTACAGGACCCGCGCTGGAATGACCTTGTCCCGGAGCTGGCCGGATGTGTGGATCGCAGCATCAGGGCAACCTTAGAAGGAAGCGGAGAAACCGGGACGTTCGAGGTGTCTGTCGTCCTTGCAGATGACAGGATCATACAGGCCCTGAATCGTGATTACCGTGGCCAGGACAAGGCAACAAACGTGCTGTCATTCGCCGTACGTGACACCGGAATGCCCGTTCCGCCCGACATGCCCGAACCCCTAGGTGATATAATTCTTGCGTTTGAGACCACAGCCCGCGAGGCTGAAGAGCAGAACAAAACCACGGAAGACCATTTCTGCCATCTTCTTGTCCACGGCATGCTGCATCTTCTGGGGTATGACCATATACAGGATGACGAAGCAGAAGAAATGGAAAGCTTGGAGACAGAGATCCTGACCGGCCTTGGCCTGCAGGACCCGTGGAGAGATGGACCAACAGGCCCAGTAGACGAAAGATGA
- a CDS encoding PhoH family protein codes for MHGSFPKTGHPRTGSGKQRRFPIRISLTFAENTLLPLVYGAHNVNLERLEGNLGVSVSPVGNTLTLEGPDKAVVSARAVLESLYEEARRGHSIGFAEVDAAVRMLPVDPAAVIGAEGVEDLTIRTRKRPIVPRSPNQAEYVRLMHRHEMVFGLGPAGTGKTYMAVAMAVAMKIQGRVNRIVLSRPAVEAGERLGFLPGDMREKVDPYLRPLYDALHDMLPGEQIAKAMESREIEVAPLAFMRGRTLSDAFVILDEAQNTTPTQMKMFLTRLGENSRMVITGDLSQIDLPRGTQSGLKEACDILNGVPGIGFLRFDRNDVLRHELVSRIVHAYERRDQESNSNDTAGN; via the coding sequence ATGCACGGTTCGTTTCCCAAGACAGGGCATCCCCGTACAGGGTCCGGAAAACAAAGGAGGTTCCCGATTCGCATCAGCCTGACTTTTGCCGAGAACACCCTGCTGCCACTGGTGTACGGAGCGCATAACGTCAATCTTGAGCGTCTGGAAGGAAACTTGGGCGTGTCTGTGTCTCCCGTGGGCAACACCTTGACGCTGGAGGGACCGGACAAGGCTGTTGTATCAGCCCGTGCTGTTCTGGAATCGCTGTACGAAGAGGCCCGTCGTGGCCACTCGATCGGCTTTGCCGAAGTGGATGCTGCCGTACGTATGCTGCCGGTTGATCCCGCTGCTGTCATTGGTGCCGAGGGCGTGGAAGACCTGACCATCCGTACCCGCAAGCGCCCGATCGTTCCACGTAGCCCCAATCAGGCGGAATACGTCCGCCTCATGCACCGCCACGAGATGGTCTTCGGGCTGGGGCCTGCCGGTACAGGCAAAACATACATGGCCGTTGCCATGGCGGTTGCCATGAAAATACAGGGACGGGTCAATCGTATCGTCCTGTCCCGCCCGGCAGTGGAAGCCGGGGAACGGCTGGGGTTCCTGCCCGGTGACATGCGGGAAAAAGTCGATCCCTATCTGCGACCCCTGTACGATGCCCTGCACGACATGCTGCCCGGGGAACAAATTGCGAAAGCAATGGAAAGCCGGGAGATCGAGGTCGCACCGCTGGCCTTCATGCGGGGACGCACATTGTCTGATGCCTTCGTCATCCTGGACGAAGCCCAGAACACCACACCAACCCAAATGAAAATGTTCCTGACCCGCTTGGGTGAGAACTCACGCATGGTCATTACCGGTGACCTGAGCCAGATTGACCTGCCCCGCGGAACACAATCGGGCCTGAAGGAAGCCTGCGATATCCTGAACGGCGTTCCGGGAATCGGGTTCCTGCGTTTTGACAGGAACGATGTCCTGCGCCACGAGCTGGTCAGCCGTATTGTGCATGCCTACGAACGCCGGGACCAAGAAAGCAACAGCAATGATACAGCCGGAAACTGA
- the miaB gene encoding tRNA (N6-isopentenyl adenosine(37)-C2)-methylthiotransferase MiaB, producing the protein MEDPEIPAGTMTALRKKKLFIRTYGCQMNVYDSARMTDVLAPLGYEPTEDQTQADMVVLNTCHIREKASEKVFSELGRLREQQEENREQGRDLIIAVAGCVAQAEGQVIMDRSPWVDIVLGPQTYHRLPEMVARAERAAAQDDRRYTTNERRLRGFGILDTEFPAEPKFDHLPMPTAQGPSAFLSVQEGCDKFCTFCVVPYTRGAEYSRPASDILAEARKLVSDGARELTLLGQNVNAYHGNAAQGTGTWGLGRLIRALADINGLDRIRYTTSHPRDLDDELITAHADIPQLMPFLHLPVQSGSDKILRAMNRGHTGAEYRAKVDRLRTAVPDLVLSSDFIVGFPHESDADFADTMALVRDVGFIQAYSFKYSPRPGTPASAMESQVPEPVKSERLAILQEELMRQQNAFNQSCIGKTMAVLLDRPGRQPGQLVGRSPFMQPVHVPAEAGTVGDIVHARITSCSATSMAAIPVGKTGHDPLTTDRTCPV; encoded by the coding sequence ATGGAGGATCCGGAGATACCGGCAGGAACCATGACGGCGCTACGCAAGAAAAAGCTGTTTATACGCACCTATGGGTGCCAGATGAATGTCTACGACTCGGCCCGTATGACCGATGTTCTGGCGCCCCTTGGCTATGAACCGACGGAAGACCAAACCCAGGCAGACATGGTGGTTCTGAACACCTGCCACATCCGCGAGAAGGCATCGGAAAAGGTTTTCTCCGAACTTGGGCGGCTGCGTGAACAGCAGGAAGAAAACCGGGAACAGGGACGCGATCTGATCATTGCCGTTGCCGGCTGTGTCGCCCAGGCCGAAGGCCAAGTGATCATGGACCGTTCGCCGTGGGTAGACATTGTACTGGGACCACAAACCTACCACCGTCTGCCGGAAATGGTCGCCCGGGCTGAACGGGCCGCCGCACAGGATGACCGCCGATACACCACAAACGAGCGGCGGCTCCGGGGCTTTGGTATCCTCGACACTGAATTTCCGGCCGAGCCAAAGTTCGACCACTTGCCAATGCCTACGGCGCAGGGTCCCTCGGCCTTTTTGTCCGTACAGGAAGGCTGTGACAAGTTTTGTACGTTCTGTGTCGTTCCCTACACCCGTGGTGCCGAGTATTCGCGCCCCGCATCCGATATCTTGGCGGAAGCCCGCAAGCTGGTCTCTGATGGTGCGCGGGAGCTGACGCTGCTGGGACAAAACGTCAACGCCTACCATGGCAATGCCGCACAGGGCACAGGCACGTGGGGGCTGGGGCGGTTGATCCGTGCACTGGCCGATATCAATGGTCTAGACAGGATCCGCTATACCACCAGCCATCCGAGAGACCTTGATGATGAGCTGATTACCGCTCACGCCGATATTCCCCAGCTGATGCCCTTCCTGCATCTGCCGGTTCAGTCCGGGTCGGACAAAATCCTGCGGGCCATGAATCGGGGCCATACAGGGGCAGAATACCGGGCCAAGGTTGATCGCCTGCGAACAGCGGTGCCTGATCTGGTCCTGTCCTCGGACTTTATTGTCGGCTTCCCGCATGAAAGCGATGCCGACTTTGCCGATACCATGGCCCTAGTACGCGATGTCGGCTTTATCCAGGCCTATTCGTTCAAATACTCCCCCCGCCCCGGCACCCCGGCCTCTGCCATGGAATCCCAGGTACCCGAACCTGTGAAGAGCGAGCGCCTGGCCATTCTTCAGGAAGAGTTGATGCGCCAGCAGAATGCCTTCAACCAATCTTGTATTGGCAAAACAATGGCTGTCCTTCTGGATCGTCCGGGGCGTCAGCCCGGGCAATTGGTCGGACGCAGCCCGTTCATGCAGCCCGTTCATGTTCCGGCTGAAGCCGGGACTGTCGGCGATATTGTGCACGCGCGAATAACTTCGTGCAGCGCAACAAGCATGGCCGCCATTCCTGTCGGGAAAACCGGTCACGATCCCTTGACGACAGATCGCACCTGTCCGGTATAG